Proteins from a single region of Thiomicrorhabdus sp. Kp2:
- a CDS encoding diguanylate cyclase domain-containing protein, translated as MAKVNFKQYTFKSVLLNQLFIAIAVAFAISLPLTGIPAYFALNHTINSDIETLEKESYDSVNEHLNTGWQPYNIDKVYQQLRERMPGAALFLQKAPQFLDPDEDDIVDPSTPTTATFKRLIEDVQRNERLIVETNILNSTINAAIPIKFQNQCLVCHSQEVKTGAIYAGALAGTMVLQVPMSINQISATSTIGFFLAFLLIFIAVATVITNKLIQTNLLVPLAGLNERVKRLRLSSHEQHIDWQRTPQMMVEIDQIDESISQHIQTIHGIYDKLDALVVTEHETGLFHKERFNEVIRYELFRSHRYQHPFSLLLIKLVSVKILNATAKNIEAEEPGSKYMVFGQILHNDTRETDMAFRLEEHIFAIVAPETDEAGAEVVKKDIYHRLINSEIPADIQRSIARPEYEFTIQMGHSTYQGDDSTAKDLLKAAVASMRESEEQVGRYPPLTDNG; from the coding sequence ATGGCAAAAGTAAACTTTAAACAATACACATTTAAATCTGTACTTCTAAACCAGCTATTTATTGCAATTGCTGTTGCTTTTGCAATTAGTTTACCGCTCACAGGTATCCCCGCCTATTTTGCACTTAATCACACCATAAACTCAGACATAGAGACCCTAGAAAAAGAGAGTTACGACTCTGTTAACGAGCATCTAAATACGGGCTGGCAGCCTTATAATATTGATAAAGTTTATCAACAATTGCGTGAAAGAATGCCTGGTGCCGCTCTATTTCTTCAAAAAGCGCCGCAATTTTTAGACCCTGATGAAGATGACATTGTTGACCCATCGACACCAACAACAGCCACCTTTAAACGTTTAATAGAAGACGTACAACGTAACGAGCGCCTCATTGTTGAAACAAATATTCTCAACAGTACCATCAACGCAGCTATTCCTATTAAGTTTCAAAACCAATGCTTGGTATGCCACTCACAAGAAGTTAAAACGGGTGCAATCTATGCTGGGGCTTTAGCTGGAACAATGGTATTACAAGTGCCCATGTCGATAAACCAAATTTCTGCTACTTCAACAATTGGGTTTTTTCTAGCCTTTCTCTTGATCTTTATCGCGGTTGCCACAGTGATTACCAACAAATTGATACAAACCAATTTATTGGTTCCTCTAGCGGGCTTAAATGAACGTGTAAAACGCCTTCGATTAAGTAGCCACGAACAACACATTGACTGGCAAAGAACGCCTCAAATGATGGTTGAAATAGATCAAATTGATGAAAGCATTTCTCAACATATTCAAACAATACATGGAATCTATGACAAATTAGATGCTTTAGTGGTCACTGAACATGAGACAGGTTTATTTCATAAAGAGCGCTTTAACGAAGTAATTCGCTATGAGCTTTTTAGAAGCCATCGCTACCAACACCCTTTCTCGTTACTGCTCATTAAACTCGTAAGCGTTAAAATACTGAACGCCACCGCTAAGAACATTGAAGCAGAAGAGCCAGGTTCTAAATACATGGTATTTGGTCAAATTCTTCACAACGATACCCGTGAAACCGATATGGCATTCCGTTTAGAAGAGCATATTTTTGCCATCGTAGCCCCTGAGACAGACGAGGCAGGCGCTGAGGTTGTCAAAAAAGATATTTATCACCGACTCATTAACAGTGAAATCCCTGCTGACATCCAACGCTCTATCGCCCGTCCAGAATACGAATTTACCATTCAAATGGGCCACTCAACCTACCAAGGTGATGACTCAACGGCTAAGGATCTTCTTAAAGCAGCAGTTGCCTCTATGAGAGAATCTGAAGAGCAAGTCGGACGTTACCCTCCCCTTACCGATAATGGCTAG